Below is a window of uncultured Cohaesibacter sp. DNA.
ACGAATACCCTCCACATTGATAGTGATAGGCATCCCGGCGCTTTTGAGGGTCCAAACATACTCGCTGACGACTGTTCCGTCTCAGCACCTATGGGACAGATTGGATTGATTTGACAAAGGAGGATTTTGGCTCATCGTAGCTCTATCAAAGGAAGCGAAGATGAGACAGAAATCCGGTCTGCAGAAGCCATCTGCAGAGATGACCATCAAAGACATCCGCCGAAAGACCCGAAAGAAATATTCGGCAGAAGAGAAGATCCGCATTGTGTTGGACGGTTTGCGTGGCGAAGACAGCATCGCCGCCCTGTGCCGCCGCGAAGGTATCTCCGAGAGCCTTTATTACACCTGGTCGAAGGAATTCCTTGAGGCTGGCAAGAAGCGTCTGGCCGGAGATACGGCTCGTGCAGCCACCAGCGATGAAGTGAAGTTGCTGCGCAAGGAGGCTAGGGATCTTAAGGAAGTTGTCGCAGAGCAAACACTTGAGCTCCGTCTGCTTAAAAAAAGCATGATCGAAGATGGGGGCGAAGAAGAGTGAGATATCCCGCATCCGAGAAGCATGAGATCATCCGCCTTGTCGAGGAATCCCATCTGCCGGTAACTCGAACATTGAAGATGTTGGGCATTCCTAAATCAACATTTTATCGTTGGTACGACCGTTTCCTGATCGATGGTGTTGAAGGGCTGGAAGATCACAGCTCTGCCCCGTCACGAGTCTGGAACCGGATTGAGGATGATGTCCGTGACAAGATCGTCGAACTGGCTCTGGAGCAAACCGAATTGTCTCCCCGGGAGCTGGCAGTGACCTTCACAGACACGGAAAGCTATTTTGTCTCAGAGGCTTCGGTCTATCGTCTTCTGAAAGCTCATGACTTGATCACGTCTCCGGCCTTCATCGTCATGAAAGCTGATAATGAATTCCGGGACAAGACAACCCGTCCCAACGAGATGTGGCAAACCGACTTCACCTACTTGAAGGTCATTGGCTGGGGTTGGCTTTACCTGTCCACCATTCTTGATGACTTTTCGCGCTATGTCGTGGCTTGGAAATTGTGCACTACCATGAAGGTCCATGATGTTACCGACACCCTCAATTTGGCCCTTGAGGCTTCTGGCTGCGATAGCGTGAAGGTTGAACATAAACCGCGCCTGTTGTCGGACAATGGCCCATGTTACATCGCTGAGGATCTGGGAAATTGGCTGGAAGACCGGTCAATGAAACAGATACATGGTGCGCCAGGTCATCCGCAGACACAGGGTAAAATCGAGCGTTGGCATCAGACACTCAAGAACCGGATCCTGCTGGAGAACTACTTCTTCCCGGCGGATCTGGAAAATGAGATTGCTGCATTCATCAACCACTATAATCATCACCGGTACCATGAGAGCCTTGGAAATCTCACACCAGCCGATGTCTACTTCGGAAGAGGACAGGCAATTCTGGAACAAAGGGAAAGGATCAAACAGAAGACAATTCAACTGCGCCGCTTGCAACATCAATCACAAGCCGCTTAAATCGCAGACACTAATGAGCTGAACCCTCCAGTCATAACCACACACATCAGTCCCAAAGCATTCGACGATGGACAGCTCGCCTCTAGTCGCCTAGAGACACGCAAAAGGCTTCGAATTCTGCCCCCGTTGCGTAGGACTTCTGCGTACCTTGCCGCGTGATGGAATCCGCTGCATAACGCACCGCCATCGTCAGGGCAGCCTCGAGATCCTTGTCTCTGGTGTAGAAATGCGCAAAACAGCCAATGAAAGCGTCGCCGGCTCCCGTCGTATCCTTCGGCGTCACGGTGATGGGGGCAAAATGCTTGCGGCCCTCTTTGGTGACCAACAACGCGCCCTTTGACCCGAGCGTGACAATCACTGTCTTGATCCCCTTGGCCATCAAGCTGCGGGCAGCAACCTCAGCGCTTTTTTCATCGCTCACTTTCATGCCGGTGAGCAATTCAAGCTCGCTCTCGTTGGGTACAAGATATGTTACGTCGGTAATGCGAGAAGCATCAAGCCCAGGCTGGGCAGGAGCCGGGTTCAACAAGGTTGGAATGCCGTGTTTCGCACCAAAAGCAATGGTGTGATAGATCGTTTCCAGAGGCACTTCCAACTGCATGACAATCAGATCACACAACTTGAGATCCTCTGCTGCCTTGTCCACCTCTTCCGGCGTCAGATATTCATTGGCTCCTTTGACGATCAGAATGCTGTTTTCACCGGATTCCTCAACAAAAATAGGAGCCACCCCGGAGGACGTGCCTGGCACACGGACAACATGGCGCGTATCAACACCAAGCTTTTCCAGATTATTGATAGTATTGTCGGCGAAGATGTCATCACCAACACGCGTGACCATCATCACGTCTGCCCCAAGCTTGGCCGCGGCCACAGCCTGATTGGCCCCCTTGCCACCACAGCCCAAACTGAAGGAGGGCGCTTCCAGTGTTTCCCCCGGTCCCGGCATCCGCGTGACATAGGTGATCAGATCGACCATATTGCTGCCAACAACAGCGACTTTTCCTGACATGGTTCTCTTCCCTTTATTTGGCATCCGAGCCGTTATGCAAGCGCGCGAATATGCTCTTCAGCAGCTTCGGCCTCTTCAGCTGTTACATACCCCAGACGGACCTTAAAACTGGCAGCGCCTCCACTGGCAAGTTGACGCACATGCCCCTTGGCCTTCTCGGCCAGATAGCCTTCCGGCTCACAGGTGGACGGTAAGGCAAAGGCAGCAACCTGCTGATCGGCATTGACCAAGATCCAACGCACGGTCTGGGGGAAATCATCCCGGTTATAGGCAATATGAAATCCATCCCCTTCACGGCGACGCATCAGCGATGCCGTATTGCCATCCCCGTCTGCACCGACACTGCGGATATAGAGCACCTGCTCGGGGTTATAGCGTTCCGGCTCGTCCAGCACCTCCAGACCGGCAGGATCCTCGGCCAGATCGTCGATAAAGGCGAGATACTCAGGTGTTGTCTGCACATGGCCGGGAACGGCCGTGCGCACAACAGTGCGATCGGGCGAAAAGGG
It encodes the following:
- a CDS encoding IS3 family transposase (programmed frameshift), whose product is MRQKSGLQKPSAEMTIKDIRRKTRKKYSAEEKIRIVLDGLRGEDSIAALCRREGISESLYYTWSKEFLEAGKKRLAGDTARAATSDEVKLLRKEARDLKEVVAEQTLELRLLKKKHDRRWGRRRVRYPASEKHEIIRLVEESHLPVTRTLKMLGIPKSTFYRWYDRFLIDGVEGLEDHSSAPSRVWNRIEDDVRDKIVELALEQTELSPRELAVTFTDTESYFVSEASVYRLLKAHDLITSPAFIVMKADNEFRDKTTRPNEMWQTDFTYLKVIGWGWLYLSTILDDFSRYVVAWKLCTTMKVHDVTDTLNLALEASGCDSVKVEHKPRLLSDNGPCYIAEDLGNWLEDRSMKQIHGAPGHPQTQGKIERWHQTLKNRILLENYFFPADLENEIAAFINHYNHHRYHESLGNLTPADVYFGRGQAILEQRERIKQKTIQLRRLQHQSQAA
- the rbsK gene encoding ribokinase, with product MSGKVAVVGSNMVDLITYVTRMPGPGETLEAPSFSLGCGGKGANQAVAAAKLGADVMMVTRVGDDIFADNTINNLEKLGVDTRHVVRVPGTSSGVAPIFVEESGENSILIVKGANEYLTPEEVDKAAEDLKLCDLIVMQLEVPLETIYHTIAFGAKHGIPTLLNPAPAQPGLDASRITDVTYLVPNESELELLTGMKVSDEKSAEVAARSLMAKGIKTVIVTLGSKGALLVTKEGRKHFAPITVTPKDTTGAGDAFIGCFAHFYTRDKDLEAALTMAVRYAADSITRQGTQKSYATGAEFEAFCVSLGD